A single genomic interval of Stieleria maiorica harbors:
- a CDS encoding tetratricopeptide repeat protein, producing the protein MEFRNYLTCLWPGLSELWWRGRLSALPLAIGFGIGMNSLLVLKYLYPTWLDPLLVRSAWWVGVCVWVCWTVKSVRELPALLDPRAVTETPDRFVDAQAAYLRGDWEATEPLLLGILAIEPRDPPALLMLSSVYRHTGRVGSARVLLDEMRRLEIADRWQIEIDAEATRIARQSESSDSEDEDAVNDGQETESASELQEDGDAADLTAA; encoded by the coding sequence ATGGAATTCCGCAACTATCTGACCTGTCTCTGGCCGGGGCTCAGCGAGCTTTGGTGGCGTGGTCGGTTGTCAGCGCTGCCGTTGGCGATCGGGTTCGGTATCGGCATGAATTCGCTGTTGGTTCTCAAATACCTGTATCCGACCTGGCTGGACCCGTTGCTGGTGCGAAGCGCCTGGTGGGTCGGCGTCTGTGTCTGGGTCTGCTGGACGGTCAAGAGCGTTCGAGAATTGCCAGCATTACTCGATCCACGAGCGGTCACCGAAACACCCGACCGATTTGTCGACGCCCAGGCGGCCTACCTGCGCGGCGATTGGGAGGCGACCGAACCGTTATTGTTGGGGATCCTGGCGATCGAACCACGTGACCCCCCGGCGTTGTTGATGTTGTCGAGTGTCTATCGTCATACGGGGCGGGTCGGCAGTGCCCGCGTGTTGCTGGACGAAATGCGCCGGCTGGAGATCGCCGACCGCTGGCAGATCGAAATCGACGCCGAGGCGACTCGGATCGCTCGTCAAAGCGAATCCAGCGATTCAGAAGACGAGGACGCGGTCAACGACGGTCAGGAAACCGAATCGGCCTCGGAGTTGCAGGAGGATGGAGATGCTGCCGATTTGACAGCGGCCTAA
- a CDS encoding leucine-rich repeat domain-containing protein: MKPLHVSAIVAGLLCLSLGCPSKPATDSTPDRAGDPEPAVQVGSLNQSAGETDQVAADIEAVAKTRRDGNNAVIEVDFRDAEVGDVIGKLAALPKLRSLLFAGSDVSDDDLAEVGKIQTLENLDLRGCAIGDDGIAHLGGLTRLKAIRLSGKDGATTVTDAAMPTLGGIKTLKVIALDFLPISDDGFAALGGLSELVELYLAGTQVTDQAAGTLAGLSALKKLRIASTPFGNDGLANLAGLSDVTELDLSECQGINNDALATLGGFKQLAKLNLYSTSVGDGAWGQLSGAKQLKWLNVDKTNIGDASLEELGRLTGLTFLHLGSTKITDDGLPALAGMSNLEKLIVTRTAVTQDGVDQLQPKLPECEIQLEYVPGK, encoded by the coding sequence GTGAAACCTCTTCACGTGTCCGCAATCGTCGCGGGATTACTGTGTCTTAGCCTCGGTTGCCCGTCCAAACCGGCGACGGACTCGACGCCGGACCGGGCGGGCGATCCCGAACCTGCGGTTCAGGTCGGCTCCCTCAATCAATCGGCCGGCGAAACGGATCAGGTCGCGGCGGACATCGAAGCGGTGGCGAAAACGCGTCGCGACGGAAACAACGCGGTGATCGAAGTCGACTTTCGCGATGCGGAGGTCGGCGATGTGATCGGCAAGCTGGCGGCCCTGCCCAAGTTGCGAAGTCTGTTGTTTGCCGGATCCGACGTCAGCGACGATGACTTGGCCGAAGTCGGGAAGATCCAGACGCTGGAAAACCTGGACCTGCGTGGCTGTGCGATCGGAGATGACGGAATCGCGCATCTGGGCGGCTTGACGCGGCTTAAGGCGATCAGGCTTTCCGGGAAAGACGGTGCGACGACAGTGACCGATGCCGCCATGCCGACGCTCGGTGGAATCAAGACGCTGAAAGTGATCGCGTTGGACTTTTTGCCGATCAGCGACGATGGGTTCGCGGCGCTGGGCGGACTATCGGAACTGGTGGAGTTGTATTTGGCCGGGACCCAGGTCACCGATCAAGCGGCTGGCACGCTCGCCGGATTGTCGGCGCTGAAGAAACTGCGAATCGCGTCCACTCCATTCGGCAACGACGGCCTGGCCAACCTTGCCGGGCTTTCTGACGTGACCGAATTGGATCTCAGCGAGTGTCAGGGGATCAACAACGACGCCTTGGCAACCCTCGGCGGATTCAAGCAGCTTGCCAAACTGAATCTGTACAGCACGTCGGTCGGCGATGGAGCCTGGGGACAATTGTCCGGGGCGAAGCAACTGAAGTGGCTGAATGTCGACAAGACGAACATCGGCGATGCATCGTTAGAGGAGCTGGGCCGATTGACCGGATTGACGTTCCTGCATCTGGGCAGCACCAAGATCACCGACGATGGATTACCAGCGTTGGCCGGAATGTCAAACCTGGAAAAACTGATCGTGACGCGAACCGCGGTCACCCAAGACGGTGTCGATCAATTGCAGCCCAAGCTGCCCGAGTGCGAGATTCAGCTGGAGTATGTCCCGGGGAAATAA